From Orcinus orca chromosome 3, mOrcOrc1.1, whole genome shotgun sequence, a single genomic window includes:
- the RLN3 gene encoding relaxin-3 translates to MGGQEAVAAPTTGSCLAVPPLTSQAALSSMAKRPLLLLLAMGVLAGELWTEAQAAPYGVKLCGREFIRAVIFTCGGSWWRRSDILVYEAMGEAGEVLCVC, encoded by the coding sequence ATGGGGGGCCAGGAGGCGGTGGCGGCACCAACCACAGGAAGCTGCCTTGCTGTGCCGCCTCTCACATCTCAGGCAGCCCTGTCCAGCATGGCCAAACgtcctctgctgctgctgctggccaTGGGGGTGCTGGCTGGGGAGCTGTGGACAGAGGCCCAGGCAGCACCCTACGGAGTGAAGCTTTGCGGCCGTGAATTCATCCGAGCAGTCATCTTCACCTGTGGGGGCTCCTGGTGGAGACGGTCAGACATCCTGGTCTATGAAGCTATGGGTGAGGCTGGGgaggtgctgtgtgtgtgttag